In Lolium rigidum isolate FL_2022 chromosome 7, APGP_CSIRO_Lrig_0.1, whole genome shotgun sequence, the DNA window ATGCCTAGTGCTTAATTTGTAGGGTATACAAGGAGCTGCTGTGCACATGATTTAAGATAAAAACAAATGCAGTCAACTTTCTAAGTGCAACACGGTGCATAGATTTGTCTTTTATTTGATCTTATACAGTTCTTGGCAGTAGATCCTAGCCCTATCCAGGTAAATCATTTTCTAATCCAATTAGgcgttatttatttatttcactTTATAATACAATAAGAAGCGTTTAAACCATTACAAAATGGAGTTATGTGTGCTTGTGCATGCGATGTATGTATTGAATGTTTGTTGTATGTGAGCTGCTGTTTTGTTGTGGAAGTGGTTTGGAAATGGGTTTGTTTTATATGCAGTTTTGCGTTTGAACTAATTTATTATATATTTACTTATTGAGTCATGCACAACAGACTGTATTCCATCAAAATAATCATTTTGATGAGGATTGAAGGGATTAGCAAGGTTTCAACTCCTCGGGGATGGGTGGCAGGAGGATAAACCCATTCTCTGGGTGTATTGAATCCTCTAGTGGATCAATTCCCAGGCAATCAAACAAGGCCTAAGTGGACAGAGGTAATATGTACAGTAATTAATTAAGCAAAACATAGAGGAAAAAGGAATAAAGTCATTCAGTGTGACCATAGTTTACGCACCTGCAGGGATCGAACTTGCTTTAACAAAGCTTCAGAGCATGCCATGAGGTTTCCCTTGCTTTTGTGCCATCTTGCATATAATCCCCATATCTCTGCATTGCTAGCACCACTTCGTACAATCTACAAACATAACCAGTCAGGTAAACTGCAATCCATGTGAGAATGCAAGATGAAAAACCAAACCACATAGCTTATGAACCTGCTGAAGGATATCGCCAATTATATCTAGCAATTGATTTGATCGCCTAGTCTCTTCATGTGCATCATATGAAGTATTGCTTATGGATTCAGCTTCTTGTGTATTATTAAGATGggtagcttgttcttcgagagTGGTCATCACCTTGTCCAATAAATCAGCATTGAAGCGCTTGTTCGACGACAAATTCAAAATCGTTTTGACAGCTTCAAGTGTCTACACAGGATAGTATGCGTTAATGTATGTCATATATCACAATTCCGACAAATTTTTACTGGTATCTTGGCCTGAAATAGGAGAATACTGAGATAAGCTATGTACTCATATATCTTGCTAGACTGTTAAGACTTTTggtcaaaaaaatggaaatccaTCATTAAATGTTGTCTAGAACATCATTAAAAAAGATGAGTACCATCATTTGCATATGGCATTACACTAAACAAGTAAACAGAAGAAATAAACCATTTACATATCTGGAGAGGTCACCAAGGGGCTTACTAGCTAGCAGCTTATATGGTGGGGTACCAATGGGTTCAATCATCAGCTCTACCGTGATTAAACTGATGCCTAGTTCCTCCTAGGCATCACCCTTTTTACAGCAAGCAGAGCTACGAAAGGTGATTTAGGAGAATGTCGCACAAAGCAAGCTTTGAGTGGCTGGGATAGCctcttttcttttatcttttctgtaattctatatgcatAGTACTAACCTATTAAAATATATTCTACTAACAGCAGGGTTCTCCCCTGCTGTATTACTTTCAAGCAAAAAAGATGGAGGTGTTCAAAATAAGAAACAGATCCTGAAAACAGGACTATGCAAGTTAATATGACTGCTTCATGAGAAATCCTAGAATTCACCTAAATACATATCTTACCAGTTGAATATTGCATGTGTCCAAAGCAACCTTACTGTAATTTTCCCAAACTTCCCAGCTATTCCTCCTATAAATGATTAATTTGAAATGAGAATTGAAATATTTTCACGAATAAACTTATGAAATATCTGGTGATACACACTTGTACTTTACAGCTTCCTTGAATGCCTGGACTGCCGCTTGGCTCTTTCCTCTAATCATGTGCCTGAAAAGTTAAATATATCAGACAAATGATAGGAGAGAAAAACCTACGCAACAAACAAAGTTGCATGCTTGGTACATAACTTCCATTACAACTAAGCAGTGGCGGATCCAGCAGGTGTTTCATTCTAGAACATATTTCagtgagaaaaaataaaaaaaatctaggAAACCTACATCATACATCAGTTTCTAGACCCACCACTGCAACTAAGTATACACAAGTCTCCATGTGCACTTCTTTTGAAAACTATAAAGATACAGCCTAGCACTTTCCTATAAAGTGAACATGTCAAAACAGGAACAATCTGAAGTTAGCTTGACCTGGTGAACTAAAAGGTTTTCAACTGAAATAAAGAAATATCAACAGCACAAATTCAGGGAAAAGAATGAAATACAGTCACAGAACAGTGAAACCATCAATATCAGAAGTCAAATCACAGTAATGAAGGAATATATACTGAAGGTGAACATACAGGCAGGCTATGTTGTTCCATGCTTCTCCATTTTCAGGATCTATCTGCACAGCACGACTAAACGCATCCACAGCCTTGTCAAGGTCTTTATCCTGTGTGAACAAAACAAGAAAGCAGCTTATGTCTGTTCCAAGTCATAGTTTTCGGACCATGAATGTCAAGTCACTTGTAATACAGTAGGTATATGAAACCGAACATCGAAGGAAATACAAAAGGAGTCCAAGTACAAGACAACTATCTCTAACAAATAAGACAGTTGGGAAATGCCACTTTGCAAGTGCCCCTAAGCTGTGAGAGATTAGAGGACAGAGTAAAAATTATCTCGTCATTCATTTCCCAAGTTGATGCCACTGGCAAAAGAAAACCAGAAACATTATTGCACAAGGGTAGAAATACGCAAATATGTATCACAGGATCTAACAAGATAATTTAGAACAAATTACATGGTACTGGCTATACTCCCAACAGCTGGATCTCAGATAGTAGACCATATTCTAATATTGTGATTTCACGAGTACTCAAATATACATATCCTCCTGTGAAATATATTCTTATGTAGGTATATAATCACATAACCATATCCCCTCTCTAAGGAACTTTCCAACGCACATAAAATGGTTTTGAGAAGTTACCTTCCATGCAGCTGTACCATAGGCAAACCAGCCATCTGGAAACAAAGAATTCAACGCCAATGCAGATTCCCTACCCGAAGATCAAAGGCAAGTGATTTTCAAGTTCGTGACAACTGTAAACAAAGAAGTTCCTTAAATTTAGTCTTTTACCAGAGAATTTTTGATGAATAGAAGTCATTCCTGTTGTATGCACTGCGAGCCAGCGAACGCTGCACCAAAAGGTATGGGACTGTTAGACCAGTTCCCATTATATGAGATCATCATGTACTAGTAACAGAACTGGTGAGCAAAACAGAAAAGAAGAATACCAGGGCTCTAGCAGATCTGTTATTTGAGACTTCCAATGCTTTCTTATAATGATCATCGTTATTTGTAGCATCGCCAAGTGAGCACCTAAATAAAAATGAAGTAAGTCAACCACATACATAGGTTTCTGCCCAGTGCCAAAAGAAATTTAAAAAATAGCatgagggagagagagatggcATTAAATCCTTACTGTGGCTGCTAAAAGTAACCATTTTGTATCTTGGACGCGATACAAGATGGCTAGTCCTTTTCCTTAGGAATCATTCCATGTCAGCACGTAAGTAGTAATTTTTGTGGATCTTTATTGTAATGGTAGTATTATTCTACACCAAATAAAACTCTATATCTTTGGTCGTGTATGAGCAAGTAAAACTATGTACAATTGAGCGCATGAAACAAGGCCATGGATATTGGTGATTAAGCAAATGAGAAAGAGTTCTGGTTGATTAGTAGGAGATAAAGATTGTGCAAAGAAGAACCAAACATTTATATGTACCATGGTATAAAAAGTGCAAATTTGTTGCAAGGTTGTTGTATATACATGTGGTTGCACCATACATGGATGAGACAAAAGATACAAATCCACCAGATGTGCATGTATtcatgtactccctctggtccaaatTAATTGTCGCAAATTTAGGCAAAATGTTGTCTAATTCTGTCTAGGTCCAATGAACCTGTAACAACTAATTTGGATCAGAGGTAGAACTTGAATTTTGTTGCGTTAGTGAAGTTTCTCAATGGCGGACATCAAGTAGTGAAATAGGTGTATACAACTTGAATATGACTTTGGCCACGAGTACAATCTGGCTTACTAGCCTCTGAAATAGAGACACAGGCTGGTGTGGATAAAGCAAATGATAAGGCCTCCGATCTTTCAAGATATGACGAAAGCAATGTTCGGGTTATTTCGAAATTCCAGTGGTAGACGAAGGATCTCAATCAGAAATGGAAGAAGGAATTGAAAGACCTAGCTCTTCTGGTGGTTGACAAACAGCGAGGTATTCCTCGGAGGAAGGGGAGCCTGGGCCAGCGTTGATGGCGTTGAGGCAATAACACACCAGTGGGGCAACCTGTTTCATCAATCTGTTCTCTTTTTAGATTTGCTTTTGGGGGTAGGCATTTCCAGTGATTGACCTCAGTTGATAACCAATTGAGCACAAATAGGCTAAGCTTGAAATGAAAGATTCCATTGTTGGTAATGTTGATGGGGAAAGGGAAACGGTAACTGAAATCACATTTCACACCCTGCTATGTGTCTCCACCCGCGAATGCACTTAGAGCGGTTTCAGGACCTGATTTAGACGTGACAGAATCAAACTAAGATCATGAGGATCAGTAAGCATGGTCCACAAGAGCGAGTCTCTTTGGGAAGCCAGTGAATTAACATACTGAGAGTGCAAAGGCCTGGCACTCGAGTCAACATGTCACAGCAGCGTTCACATGTGCGCTGGCGGTGAGGAGCAGCTAGCTGGCTGGTAGCAGGCAACAAATGCAATTTCAGTCTCTCGTGTTTCCAATGTGCCCATTCATTCCAATTTCCTCAGCCCCTCAATCTGCAAGTTCCACTATATATTGACCTTAACTAGAGAAAGTTCTACTAATGAGGTCTCATACTTTGCACGAATAATTTTGTTTATAGCTTTCTACACTGCCATGTGGGTCAGTGTCAATGGTTAAGGGGAACCGTTGAGCCTTTTTCTAAAGAAGAGATGAATGTGAAGCTAATTAACAAGTTAGTGGTtagttttaaaaaaaaatagtGATTAATGCAAGCCTTCCATGATGACTAAAGTTATATTTTGGTACAATCCTTTTCCATTTTTTGAGTAATTTTTACATATATATTCATAGCAAACATGTAATTTGCAAGCGAATTCGGACAAGTTCAATCAACCTTCTCTAAGTGCTACAAATGCTAATTTATTTTAGCTGTACTGTTAGTGACACCAATATTTTGCCTTTTCGTTCAAGGTCCGCCAATGTAACCCTTCATTATATGTAGCAAGGTGGGGCACTTAAGGTACAACATTTGTTGGGAGCAACAAGAAAAGTGACAGATAAACCCTCGAGTTCAAGTGCATGTGAGTGGGGTAACAGGGAACAGGGCAGACAGCGGCCACGGAGCAAAATGCAGAGTCGGGAGGTGGGCGCAAAGGGAGGGAGGGGAGTACCATGCCAGTCTCCTTGCTTGGATGGTGGTTCAGAAAGAGATGAGTGTGGACGAGAGAGAGAACAGAAGGGCTGTACAATGGTCATCCGATGAAGAAGTAGAAAGGTAACAGTTTGACATGGCAGAGTCAAAGACTGCACACATATTGCACTCAACACTAACAGTTCATTGTGGTGCGGTGCAGTTGAGAACCGCACACATATCACACTCAACACTAGCAGCATACCGTGGCAAAGTCCAGAATTAAACACAAATTTCAGTCGACACACGCATTTGTAAAGCAGAAGAACCCTACGTTCAATGCCTCTACGTGGATGCATACAGAACAAATCCGATTTGTATATGATGGGTAATTTTTCATTCAAGAGATTTTGTGCTCATCACATGTTTGCGACATATATAGAGAGCGAAGACTTAAGATACTACTAGCATAGTAGGTTGGCTTACTGCTTACTTAACTATGAACTGTGCAGTAAATGTGTCACACTTTCTCAGTAAAAACCATTTCTTCTACATTATTGCAAGCTAACATTAAGAACTCCAAAAGAAGAGAGGTCGCATATAAGCAGCATCCAGGCACTCAAGCATTTCAATTTCAATAATAGAGTAGgataagaagtgagcctagctcacttggttagggaagtggacgaAAAACCCAGCCACCCTGGCTCAAGTCCCCACGGACACAAATTTGGGTGCTTGTTATTTAAAAAACGCTGTAGGGCTTCCCGTACcgcattcctttcaaaaaaaaaagtaggatCTTTGATGCCGCCTATATTCCTGTTCTTACAATAAGTGATGGGGATGGCTACAGAAAAAACACCTCTTACATACAAAATTTACTCAACTGTTGCTACCATACACATTTTCTCACTTCCAACTTGTGTGATGACTGATGGATGGTGAAAATTGCGACTGTAAAGCACACAAAATAGAGCCGCATGTGCACCAGTTAAGATTTTAAGTGGGGCGGGTTCATCCCATCCGCTTCTAGCAAGCCGAAATAAGCGGGATGCAAAACTGCATGTTGACCACTTATGCCACTAGCGGCATGGCGTTGTAGGCTTTTGAGGCCTACCTGATTTTGCAGCAAGTGCCAAACTCCTCTTCTAGGTCTTGTGTGGCACCTGCTCGGGCTGAAATCAGCATGTACGCATGATGCAGGAGCGCCCGCGGAAACGAGCCAGCGCCACTGCAGTTTCTCCCAATTCTCAACCGGGGGTTGATGATTAGGGCTGGAGAGGAATAGGCAGTAGGAGCAGTGTGCGGCTCTGAGGTCGGGCAGGATTTCTGGGCTGCGGGTAGGCTTGGTGAACCCGTCCGCTTGAGCCCGTGCGGGACAAGCAGGACTTGCTTAGCGGTATAAGTGGGGCATTTCCCAGCTGGATGGGATGCAGGACAAGCGGCAGACCCGTCCCACTCAAAATCTGAGAACAGTTACTCTAGTACTAAATGATTTTAAGTTTGTTGTAGTGGAAGATCCCAAAGCAATGTAAGGTGTTACGAAGCTGATTCAAGCGTCACAAACTATGAAAGAAGATATGACGGATATATTTGCAAATCATAATCAAAATACTGCAAACAAATAAATTTAGAATGATCTCCAAGATCTACTTACCATAACCTTGGGTCATTTGGTGTAACCAAGAGACGGGCATTTATTAGACTAACTGCATCCGCAACTTTACCCGCTAATCTGCGAAGAATAAAGCTTAAACTATTACAGTGAAAAATTCAACTGAAAGTACATTAGCTACATTGCAAGTGGAAATGCATACCGATAGCAATAGATTAGATTATCCCACAATTCAAGATCTTTGAATACATTCAAAGCTTCTCCAAGTAAACCACAACTTATCAAAAGTTCGCCATATTCTCTGTTTACACAGCAAAACAAGTCATGTTAGTAATTATTAGTGTCGCTGCAAAATGCTAGAAGGCTTGGGTGTATCAGTACATACTTCCTTAATGCAGGAATAGTCGGCATATGAACTCCAAAAACCATTTTGGCTCTTTGTGAAACCACAGGAAATTCTTTGGCAATATCTTCAACCTGAAGAATGCATCAAATTTGCATGTTAGTAGTAGCATACCTTTCAAACTTGTTAGCAGGCAGAAAGATATTTTGCCCAAACTTCTTTAAAATAAGATCCAGCATATTTTACAAACAACGAATATTTCTTCATACCGCAACTGCATTTGTTTTGGCATGTTAAACAGACATGATCATACCTCATTGTCCTGATTAACACATGCATTACATGCCTATCATGAGCACATTATTTTTAACAATAATCTTACCTATATAGTGCACTAGTGCTTATCTGTTTGTATGGATTAGAACTGTAGAAGTTCACATTTGTCCTATCAGGTAGCATATTTAACGAGACAGATTTGGATTCCACCAAATGTGCTAGTTCTTATGAAGTCTTCGATTATACACAATCATAACAACTTGAGGACATATCGCATCAACGCAGAATAGGAGATGACGGAGTCGATCGGAATTTTGTCCTATTCTTGGTTTAGAAAAAAGTTGTGAGTGGAGTTCCTAATACTCTAAAAATACGCCATTAATCACAAAACCACCATTTGTAAAACTATAGTATTTGTTGGATCCAAACACCTTATAAGTAAATTGTTTTTCACAAACTGTAGTATTCCATAAAGTTGTACTTCCTCGGTCCTAAAATAAGTGTCTCGACTTTTTCTAGGTACGGATTTATCTACTGTATAACAAAACTGAGACACTTATTTcaggacagaggtagtacttcgCATCCAAACAGGACCTTACTTGTATAATGGGAATTATAAAGTTTGGCAAGCTATATTGCGAAGCAAACACATAACTCAGAATATGTGGCACGCTAAGTTTAAGTGTTGCAGACCGTGGCTGGGAATCAAGCAAGCCCTATATATGAAACATGGAGGAGCACTCACAAGATCACGATCACTTGATATTTTGAGAAAAATAACAATATTGTAGGAACCAATATTGCGCTTACCAAATTCTCCATCATTAAGAGTGCCCGCTGTTTTGTCCGACTGCGGGTGGACTCCCACCTAATACGCAGAACATTACACAAGCTCCTGACCTAAAATGAGAAGAAGCGCAGCTCCAAATTAGCGACAgctaaaaaaaaatctcaaaaaataaaaaataataagtTGAGTGCAGAGCAAATTCTCCACCACACAGATGCGAGACCCAAACTGGGGAACAATCTTTTACCTACTTATGTACACATGTTTCAAGAAAGAAATATGGTGCAATTAAGACATACCACAAAGTAAGATTCATCTTGAGAATCAATTGACTCTATGTAAGGTGCCATCTCCCACCCTGTGaagaaataaaatgaaaatttgTTGCCATGAAATAAAATGAATGAGCTAAAAAAACAGTGACATCCTATTTCAAGCCAATTCATTAGTCatctagcatagcattgagtacatGCCAAACTACGAAACAACTTGCTTTAACCATAAAGGGCTGTTTCAGTACAATACCTTCAATATGCGGAAACATTAACAAAAAATCATTAGGAAATGACACGTCATATTTTCCATGTGCATATATGTGAAAACAACAATATCACAGAGATGTTATAGACTCTATTCCCTCTGTCCCATGCTAGTTGTCGCAGATtaggatgtatctacacacaaaATGTGTCTACaactctagatacatctaaatcagcgacaactaatatggaaccaAGGGAGTAGTATTCTACATTATGCTTTTACACTCATGAATtttagctactccctccgatccatagtaAGTGTCGGGGTTTTAGTTCAAATAagctcaaatttgaactaaaccccCGATTATGGGTCGAAGGGAGTATTATTGATGCAAATGGGACATCACTCTTTTAACAGGAAACGGTAGAGGAGAGCCATATTGTGAACAGATATACAGCTGCACTATTCTGCTGTTACGTGTTTGTACACTTCCAGGTTTTACAATATTCACACAGCCAAGTTTTACGATATTTTCTACTCCTACTTGCGATTCAACATTGATGACATCTCAAACAGAATTTTACTATCTAGCACTCTTTCACAGAATTCACAATCTTGTCTGCATGGTTTTTTACCACATGTAGAGTAAGTGTTCTATAACCTTAAATTCGTTTGCTTGGAATTAGCTGATTATAAAATTCAAATCAAACAACTACATTTAAAAATGTCACCTGATTTTACAAATTTAGATCATATACCCAAAAAACCAGGGTATTCGAGACTACATACCTCGATTTCAGGACATGTGATCCAGGTGACCAAGTATATCCCAAAGTATTTAACTTCAAGTACATTTTTGAAGATATGTATTTTTCAGTTTCTTTTTATATATACCCAGAAACAAAAGTTCTAAAAAATATACTTTCAAGTTCTAGTACTATAAGGGTCAACAAGATCAAAACAAAAGAACCAAGAGGGGAATAGCTAAAGCAGAACTAAGAGATAATCAGCAGATAGATCCTCTCCCAAGATCATGCATTTTTACATCTAATGATTTTAGCAATTGTTGTTACAAAATGAGCTATCTTTGTGACCCAGTAATTACGTACCTTATTTGAAAACTGAGATACAGATCTTTTATACCAATCATACATGTAATATTACAATTACTATAACAAATAATCCCTCCGCTCCTAAATATAAGGCGTTTTGGGTTGAActcccaaaacatcttatatttaggaacagagGTAGTACCTTGCTTTGTTAAAAGATAAAACCAATATATATTGCAGTGTCCATAAGGAATAAAAATATGACCATACCAGACATTTCATCACTCCGACTCCTCCGACTCACATGTAAACATTGTGCAAGTACAGCAGCCTGCTGGATAGCAGTTAGTGATATCTTTGTGCTTGCAGATGGCGTACTCTCACTGATCGAGTCATTCCCATTTTGTGCCAGTCTAGGTGTTCTCAGTATATCACAAAATTCATCACTTTCACTAGGAACAGAGCTCCTCACAGTTTTTAAAGCCACCCCATCACTCTGAGCTCCTGTTAGCTCTGCTGATTGTCCCTCATCATCTGCTGGTTTAGTAGTCTTCGCAACTAGTACCATTTGGGACTTCGCATCCACCTATACCAAGAGATGGGTCGTTATAAAAGTCAAAGAAAATGGTTCTTCTTTGTTGTACAACAGCAAGATGAATGATATAGATGAAGTACCATTAAGTATTTAAGTGGGAAATACAacacatttttcttattttctaacACAAAGCCCTCTAAGAGTCGGACAAAGGGGGCATTAGATGTTACCTAATAATACTAGTTTCAGAGAAAGAAAGTCAGGACAGTCATATCAAAAGCATGCCAGTATAATGAAAATGATCCTCTATCAATCTAGCTCTAGAAGTTAAAATGGAAAGAGAAAGTAAAAGGAGGTTCAGTACCATATACCTGGTGTATTGTTCGAAAACCAAGA includes these proteins:
- the LOC124676906 gene encoding tetratricopeptide repeat protein 27 homolog, with product MAATTTFLREAELRLLRCTLPSPTSQPAPPSPPPAHPLGPIAASALAAVEAGDYTAALASAVPHLLHGSTLASADFATASPAQVCADLAAAAESFLQGDGGATAGEGFQCRCAVVLSAAVAALLAFTQQNVTGPSGKFSPFPFQIPSLDEGWFSDPGCKWDAWASDHLASLGSHVHGKFSLLQFIIFAELLFTSIKSLDFSDCWSVSWWLCRISMCQQNILDEQSSSLFDQVQVYKNKVLNHFGELEKVSSYWGSLLCDEEGSSFVSAAFLEAGIAEYKYGRVDASRLHLDSAQEACGIHLSLTGILGFRTIHQVDAKSQMVLVAKTTKPADDEGQSAELTGAQSDGVALKTVRSSVPSESDEFCDILRTPRLAQNGNDSISESTPSASTKISLTAIQQAAVLAQCLHVSRRSRSDEMSGWEMAPYIESIDSQDESYFVVRSLCNVLRIRWESTRSRTKQRALLMMENLVEDIAKEFPVVSQRAKMVFGVHMPTIPALRKEYGELLISCGLLGEALNVFKDLELWDNLIYCYRLAGKVADAVSLINARLLVTPNDPRLWCSLGDATNNDDHYKKALEVSNNRSARALRSLARSAYNRNDFYSSKILWESALALNSLFPDGWFAYGTAAWKDKDLDKAVDAFSRAVQIDPENGEAWNNIACLHMIRGKSQAAVQAFKEAVKYKRNSWEVWENYSKVALDTCNIQLTLEAVKTILNLSSNKRFNADLLDKVMTTLEEQATHLNNTQEAESISNTSYDAHEETRRSNQLLDIIGDILQQIVRSGASNAEIWGLYARWHKSKGNLMACSEALLKQVRSLQGSGLWHEQIKFTKYAQASLQLCKVYIEISSTTGSRRELLSAEMHLKSSLKQATDFSGTEEYKALNDCLVELKELIGGA